In one window of Tumebacillus algifaecis DNA:
- a CDS encoding DNA polymerase IV produces the protein MEGYDLTDKRQILLVDMNSFYASIEQAQNLELRGKPVVICGDPERRSGIVLAASKEAKQFGIKTVDPLWMVQQKCPQAVIVRPRMETYVEVSVRIMEIAQRFTPQVEVFSIDEIFLDLSGTEKLWGGPWEVARQFRRLVREETGVVCSVGIGYNKLVAKVCCDTKAKKSSEGIWEWKPQDIVREMHPLPVRELFGVGSRMERHFHSRGIVTIGDLARYPLHLLKKRFGIMGEVYHLSANGIDYSPVTPNTFRQDMKSVGHMMTLPRDYETAAEVEVVLLELCEDVCRRLRRMGRNGRTVHMHCGYHGLVGGFSRQVSLPYSTNITREVYAAACQIFHEKWSGTAVRSVGISVENLGDDGEQQLDLFHDRERERRLAYTIDSIKDRFGNTALVRAASLTQAGQAFERSGKIGGHYR, from the coding sequence GTGGAAGGGTACGATTTAACAGATAAGCGGCAGATTCTGCTGGTCGATATGAATTCGTTTTACGCGAGTATTGAGCAGGCGCAAAACCTCGAGTTGCGCGGCAAGCCGGTCGTGATCTGCGGCGATCCGGAGCGACGCAGCGGCATTGTGCTGGCGGCGAGCAAAGAGGCGAAGCAGTTTGGGATCAAGACGGTCGATCCGCTGTGGATGGTGCAGCAAAAGTGTCCGCAGGCGGTGATCGTACGTCCGCGTATGGAGACCTATGTGGAAGTGTCGGTGCGCATTATGGAGATCGCGCAACGTTTCACGCCACAGGTGGAAGTGTTTTCGATCGATGAAATTTTCCTCGACTTGTCGGGGACGGAAAAGCTATGGGGTGGGCCTTGGGAGGTGGCGCGCCAGTTTCGGCGCTTGGTGCGGGAGGAGACGGGCGTGGTCTGCTCGGTGGGCATCGGCTACAACAAGCTGGTCGCCAAGGTCTGCTGTGACACGAAGGCGAAAAAGTCCTCCGAAGGGATCTGGGAGTGGAAGCCGCAGGACATCGTTCGGGAGATGCATCCACTTCCGGTGCGCGAACTGTTTGGCGTCGGTTCCCGCATGGAGCGCCATTTTCACTCGCGCGGCATCGTGACGATCGGCGACCTCGCTCGCTATCCGCTGCATCTGTTAAAAAAGCGGTTTGGCATCATGGGCGAAGTGTACCATCTCTCCGCCAACGGCATCGATTATTCGCCGGTCACGCCAAACACATTTCGCCAAGACATGAAAAGCGTTGGGCATATGATGACGTTGCCTCGCGATTACGAGACGGCTGCCGAGGTGGAGGTGGTGCTGCTCGAACTGTGTGAGGATGTCTGTCGCCGCTTGCGGCGGATGGGACGCAACGGGCGAACCGTCCACATGCACTGCGGATATCATGGCTTGGTCGGCGGTTTTTCGCGGCAGGTGTCACTGCCCTATTCGACCAACATCACCCGCGAGGTATATGCGGCGGCTTGTCAGATTTTCCACGAGAAATGGTCAGGTACGGCGGTGCGCTCCGTCGGCATCTCGGTGGAAAACTTAGGTGATGACGGAGAACAGCAACTCGACCTCTTCCATGATCGCGAGCGCGAACGTCGTCTCGCGTACACGATCGACAGCATCAAAGACCGCTTTGGCAACACCGCGTTGGTGCGTGCCGCTTCTTTGACACAAGCGGGGCAGGCGTTTGAGCGGTCCGGGAAGATTGGCGGACATTATCGATAA
- the aroA gene encoding 3-phosphoshikimate 1-carboxyvinyltransferase, producing the protein MVIEPAGRVQGEVEVPGDKSISHRAVMFGALADGVTHVRGFLPGADCLSTIDCFRKMGVAIERLSETELRVTGAGLHGLQEPDDLLDVGNSGTTARLMLGILAGQPFHCTVTGDASIRRRPMGRVTNPLREMGTKIDGREDGRLAPLSVRGGNLRGINYDSPVGSAQVKSAILLAGLFADGSTGVKEPEPSRDHTERMLRAFGVPVFEADGYTSVRGGAKLTATEIEVPGDISSAAFLLVAAAILPGSDLLIRNVGINPTRTGILDVLREMGAQIELLNERVSGDEPIADLRVRAGALRGVTVRGAMIPRLIDEIPVLAVAATQAAGVTEIRDAKELKVKESNRIATTAAELRKFGAQVEELEDGLRIIGGMKLRGGAIVETHHDHRIAMAMAVAALVADGPATIRDWESVDVSFPGFAQLVQNIR; encoded by the coding sequence ATGGTGATCGAACCGGCCGGGCGCGTGCAAGGCGAGGTCGAGGTGCCAGGCGATAAGTCGATCTCGCACCGCGCCGTCATGTTTGGTGCGTTGGCCGATGGTGTGACACATGTGCGCGGCTTTTTGCCGGGTGCAGACTGCTTGAGCACGATCGATTGTTTTCGCAAGATGGGTGTGGCGATCGAGAGGTTGTCCGAGACAGAACTGCGCGTCACTGGCGCTGGTTTGCACGGATTGCAAGAGCCTGACGACCTGCTCGATGTGGGCAACTCTGGTACCACCGCCCGCCTGATGCTCGGCATTTTGGCGGGACAGCCCTTTCACTGCACGGTCACAGGCGATGCCTCGATTCGCCGCCGCCCGATGGGGCGCGTGACCAATCCTTTGCGGGAGATGGGCACCAAGATCGACGGGCGTGAGGACGGCAGGCTCGCCCCGCTGTCGGTGCGCGGTGGCAATCTGCGCGGGATCAACTATGACTCTCCGGTCGGAAGCGCTCAGGTCAAGTCGGCCATTTTGCTCGCCGGGTTGTTTGCGGATGGCAGCACGGGCGTCAAAGAGCCGGAACCGTCCCGCGATCATACGGAGCGCATGCTGCGAGCGTTTGGCGTGCCCGTATTCGAAGCGGACGGCTACACCTCGGTGCGCGGGGGGGCCAAGCTGACGGCAACGGAGATCGAAGTGCCAGGCGATATTTCCTCGGCCGCCTTTTTGCTGGTTGCCGCCGCCATTCTGCCCGGCTCCGACCTGCTGATTCGCAATGTCGGCATCAATCCGACGCGGACCGGCATCTTGGATGTGCTGCGCGAGATGGGGGCGCAGATCGAGTTGCTTAACGAGCGGGTCTCCGGTGACGAGCCGATCGCTGACCTGCGCGTGCGAGCCGGGGCGTTACGAGGCGTCACCGTGCGCGGTGCGATGATTCCTCGCCTGATCGATGAGATTCCGGTGCTCGCCGTCGCCGCCACGCAAGCCGCAGGTGTGACGGAGATTCGCGATGCGAAGGAGCTGAAGGTCAAAGAGTCCAACCGCATCGCCACCACCGCAGCCGAACTGCGCAAATTCGGCGCACAGGTGGAAGAGTTGGAAGACGGTCTGCGCATTATCGGAGGCATGAAACTGCGCGGCGGTGCGATCGTAGAGACGCACCATGACCACCGTATCGCGATGGCGATGGCAGTTGCCGCCTTGGTTGCTGACGGGCCTGCGACGATTCGCGACTGGGAGTCGGTCGATGTGTCGTTTCCAGGGTTTGCACAACTTGTGCAAAATATCAGATAA
- a CDS encoding prephenate dehydrogenase produces the protein MFEKAVLIGCGLIGGSLALALKQSHCVKHLTAVELNPQSCQLALSRAVVDHVADSLQDAVQDADLIVLATPVREMAATLEVLAELPLRPGCLITDVGSTKREICAEARRLLPASVVFIGGHPMAGSERSGVEAATSRLFQGSVYVLTPFADSDPDVFAKWKWAVERIGAQVMVLDPNLHDEVVAAISHVPHIIAAQLVEQVAKLSLESESGALYARLAAGGFRDVTRIASGNPLIWRDIVLSNRDVIRDLLQGWQQSIHHFLGMLEQEAGPEIENFFSKAAEFRDGMK, from the coding sequence ATGTTCGAAAAAGCGGTGTTGATCGGTTGCGGCTTGATCGGCGGTTCGCTCGCTTTGGCGCTGAAACAATCCCACTGTGTCAAACATTTGACCGCCGTCGAACTCAATCCGCAGAGCTGTCAGCTGGCGTTGTCGCGCGCCGTGGTCGATCATGTGGCAGATTCGCTGCAAGACGCGGTGCAAGATGCCGACCTGATCGTGCTGGCGACACCTGTGCGCGAGATGGCTGCTACGCTCGAAGTTCTGGCCGAGCTGCCGCTTCGTCCAGGTTGCTTGATCACCGACGTCGGCTCCACCAAACGGGAAATTTGTGCGGAGGCGCGGCGTTTGCTGCCTGCCTCCGTTGTTTTTATCGGCGGGCATCCGATGGCTGGATCGGAGCGTTCTGGCGTGGAAGCGGCGACCTCGCGCTTGTTTCAGGGGTCCGTCTATGTGCTGACTCCGTTTGCGGACAGCGATCCTGACGTGTTTGCCAAATGGAAGTGGGCAGTTGAACGCATCGGGGCGCAGGTGATGGTGCTCGACCCCAATCTGCATGATGAGGTGGTGGCGGCGATCTCCCATGTGCCGCACATCATCGCGGCGCAACTGGTTGAACAGGTGGCCAAGTTGTCGCTGGAATCGGAAAGCGGGGCGCTCTATGCCCGGCTCGCAGCGGGCGGATTTCGCGATGTGACCCGCATCGCAAGCGGTAACCCTTTGATCTGGCGGGACATCGTGCTCAGCAACCGCGATGTGATCCGCGACCTGCTACAGGGCTGGCAGCAGAGCATTCATCATTTTTTGGGGATGCTAGAGCAGGAAGCAGGGCCTGAGATCGAGAACTTTTTTTCCAAAGCGGCAGAGTTTCGCGACGGGATGAAGTAG
- the trpA gene encoding tryptophan synthase subunit alpha, which produces MTRIADTFRRLQETGEKAFMPFLTAGDPNLAITEEVIVELDKIGADIIEIGIPYSDPLADGPTIQAGSLRSLSSGTRMPDVFELVRRVRPKVRASLVLFTYANPVFQWGVHDFFQTAKEVGANGVIIPDLPLEESEEALAAGLATGVDLIPLVAPTSQERIAKIVAQGQGFIYCVAALGVTGVRENLDADLSSYVASVKKHTALPVAVGFGVGKPEHAAIIGQFADGVVVGSAIVKKTAAIADALQAGDAALVEATKQDLVQFAASLKAPLYPNKQEA; this is translated from the coding sequence ATGACTCGCATCGCTGACACGTTTAGACGACTGCAGGAAACGGGTGAAAAAGCATTCATGCCATTTCTGACCGCAGGTGACCCGAACTTGGCGATCACCGAAGAGGTGATTGTGGAATTGGACAAAATCGGTGCCGACATCATCGAGATCGGCATTCCGTACAGCGACCCGCTCGCAGACGGCCCGACGATTCAGGCAGGTTCCTTGCGCTCGCTGAGCAGCGGCACGCGGATGCCGGACGTGTTTGAACTGGTGCGCCGCGTACGCCCGAAAGTTCGAGCATCGCTCGTGCTCTTTACGTATGCCAACCCCGTGTTTCAGTGGGGCGTGCATGACTTCTTCCAAACCGCCAAAGAGGTGGGGGCAAACGGCGTGATCATCCCCGATCTGCCGCTGGAAGAAAGCGAGGAAGCGCTCGCTGCCGGTTTGGCGACGGGGGTCGATCTGATCCCGCTCGTCGCTCCGACTTCGCAGGAGCGCATCGCAAAGATTGTGGCGCAAGGCCAAGGTTTCATCTACTGTGTCGCCGCCCTGGGCGTCACAGGCGTGCGTGAAAACTTGGATGCCGACCTGTCCAGCTATGTTGCCAGCGTGAAAAAGCATACCGCACTCCCCGTAGCGGTCGGCTTTGGTGTTGGCAAACCGGAGCATGCGGCGATCATCGGTCAGTTTGCAGACGGTGTTGTCGTCGGCTCAGCTATCGTGAAAAAAACGGCTGCGATCGCCGATGCGCTTCAAGCTGGAGATGCGGCACTTGTTGAAGCGACGAAGCAGGATCTTGTTCAGTTTGCGGCTTCCCTGAAAGCGCCGTTGTATCCGAACAAGCAAGAAGCATAA
- the trpB gene encoding tryptophan synthase subunit beta, with amino-acid sequence MSTIFPDIRGRFGKFGGKFVPETLMNALEQLEQDFNHYKNDAEFQQQLRYYLHKYSGRPTSLYYAENLTKHLGGAKIYLKREDLNHTGAHKINNCLAQGLLAKVTGKKRVIAETGAGQHGVATATVSALLGLECTVFMGEEDMERQKLNVFRMKLMGAEVVPAKSGTKTLKDATNEAIRHWVEHVEDTFYIIGSVVGPHPYPMMVRDFQRIIGDEAREQILKEEGRLPDTIVACVGGGSNAMGIFYPFLEDEGVRLIGVEAAGEGVDTERHAATITKGRSGIIHGSLTYLLQDEHGQIQPAHSISAGLDYPGIGPEHAHLADSGRATYLPITDGEALDAFQLLSRVEGIIPALESSHAIAQVVKLAPELPSDHLIIVSLSGRGDKDVHQVAEMLGGIDA; translated from the coding sequence ATGAGCACCATTTTCCCAGACATCAGAGGACGATTTGGCAAGTTCGGCGGCAAATTCGTACCAGAGACGCTGATGAACGCGCTGGAGCAGTTGGAGCAGGATTTCAACCACTACAAAAACGACGCGGAGTTTCAGCAGCAGCTCCGCTACTATCTCCATAAATACTCGGGACGCCCGACGTCGCTGTACTATGCGGAAAATCTGACGAAGCATCTTGGCGGTGCGAAGATCTACTTGAAGCGTGAAGACCTCAACCATACGGGCGCCCACAAGATCAATAACTGTTTGGCGCAAGGTCTGCTCGCGAAGGTGACCGGCAAAAAACGCGTTATCGCAGAAACTGGGGCTGGTCAGCACGGTGTGGCGACGGCGACCGTTTCGGCGTTGCTCGGTCTGGAGTGCACCGTGTTCATGGGCGAAGAGGACATGGAGCGTCAAAAGCTCAACGTGTTTCGGATGAAGCTGATGGGCGCTGAAGTCGTTCCGGCCAAATCGGGAACGAAAACGTTGAAAGACGCGACCAACGAAGCGATTCGGCACTGGGTAGAGCATGTGGAAGATACGTTTTACATCATCGGCTCGGTCGTCGGCCCGCATCCGTATCCGATGATGGTGCGGGATTTTCAACGCATCATCGGCGATGAGGCGCGTGAGCAGATTTTGAAAGAGGAGGGGCGTCTGCCCGACACGATCGTCGCTTGTGTGGGCGGCGGTTCGAACGCGATGGGCATTTTCTATCCGTTCCTCGAAGACGAAGGCGTGCGCTTAATCGGCGTGGAGGCAGCAGGCGAAGGTGTGGACACCGAGCGCCACGCTGCGACGATCACCAAAGGTCGCTCCGGCATCATTCACGGCTCGCTGACCTATCTGCTTCAAGATGAACACGGACAAATTCAGCCGGCCCACTCGATCTCCGCAGGTCTCGACTACCCCGGCATCGGTCCGGAACATGCGCACCTCGCCGACTCAGGTCGCGCCACGTACCTGCCGATCACCGACGGAGAAGCGCTCGATGCGTTCCAACTGCTCTCCCGGGTCGAAGGGATCATCCCAGCGCTCGAATCGTCGCATGCGATCGCGCAGGTGGTCAAACTGGCGCCAGAACTTCCGTCCGATCATTTGATCATCGTCTCGCTTTCCGGGCGCGGTGACAAAGATGTGCATCAAGTCGCAGAGATGTTGGGAGGGATCGACGCATGA
- a CDS encoding phosphoribosylanthranilate isomerase — MTLIKVCGLRLHETIHHVGSLPVEYVGFVFARSKRQVTAEEAAELGGNLPDTVQRVGVFVNVDATELKRIAETAGLHVLQLHGDETPEFCERVKRETGLAVWKAWGVRGDQRDEEVGAFAGIADAVLLDNARGGSGVPFAWSEIPRLRAYLKDTKLFIAGGLDADNVGELVNTYRPDGVDVSSGVEKVGLKDPEKITAFVTKVREQQ; from the coding sequence ATGACGTTGATCAAAGTCTGCGGGCTGAGACTGCATGAGACGATTCACCATGTTGGCTCGCTGCCAGTCGAGTATGTCGGATTCGTGTTTGCCAGGAGCAAGCGACAGGTGACGGCGGAAGAGGCGGCAGAACTGGGGGGAAATCTCCCCGACACGGTGCAACGCGTCGGCGTTTTCGTCAACGTAGACGCGACCGAACTTAAAAGGATCGCGGAAACGGCAGGGTTGCACGTTTTGCAACTGCATGGGGACGAGACGCCGGAGTTTTGTGAACGGGTGAAACGTGAAACGGGTCTTGCGGTCTGGAAAGCTTGGGGTGTTCGCGGTGACCAGCGCGATGAAGAAGTGGGCGCTTTTGCCGGAATTGCGGACGCGGTCCTACTCGACAATGCGCGGGGCGGCTCGGGAGTACCTTTTGCTTGGTCTGAGATCCCGCGGTTGCGCGCTTACCTGAAAGACACCAAGCTGTTTATCGCCGGAGGGCTGGACGCAGACAACGTCGGCGAACTGGTCAACACCTACCGCCCCGATGGCGTCGATGTGTCTTCCGGCGTGGAGAAGGTCGGCTTGAAAGACCCGGAAAAAATCACAGCATTCGTGACGAAAGTGAGGGAGCAGCAATGA
- the trpC gene encoding indole-3-glycerol phosphate synthase TrpC codes for MILDKIVAVKREEVAMYASNFDLSRVTEEIAGLPVTRGFEQALRKSDAYIALIAEVKKASPSKGIIRPDFDPVTIAEIYARSGANCLSVLTDEQFFQGHADYLRNVRAAVDLPLLRKDFIIDEKQIYESRLLGADCILLIAAILSTAQMQEYLELATLLGLDVLTEVHDEAEVERALEAGAGLLGVNNRDLRDFTVDLGTTARLAEMVPAGTLLVSESGIVTFEDVKQVKAAGAGAILVGETLMRDRLIAPSIDLLLGRSGAQA; via the coding sequence ATGATCCTGGACAAAATCGTAGCTGTCAAACGTGAAGAAGTGGCGATGTATGCCAGCAACTTCGACCTTTCGCGAGTTACAGAAGAGATTGCAGGACTTCCGGTGACGCGCGGTTTTGAGCAGGCCCTGCGCAAAAGCGACGCGTATATCGCCCTGATCGCGGAAGTGAAAAAGGCATCGCCCTCCAAAGGGATCATCCGGCCCGACTTCGACCCGGTGACCATCGCCGAAATCTATGCGCGATCGGGTGCCAACTGTCTGTCTGTGCTGACCGATGAGCAATTTTTCCAAGGCCATGCCGACTATCTGCGCAACGTGCGGGCGGCGGTCGATCTGCCACTGCTGCGCAAAGACTTCATCATCGACGAAAAGCAGATTTACGAATCCCGCCTGCTCGGTGCTGACTGCATTTTATTGATCGCGGCGATCCTCTCGACCGCACAAATGCAGGAATACCTCGAACTGGCCACTTTGCTCGGCCTCGATGTGCTGACCGAAGTGCACGATGAGGCGGAGGTGGAGCGAGCGCTGGAAGCTGGTGCCGGGCTGCTTGGCGTCAACAACCGCGATCTGCGCGACTTTACCGTTGATCTCGGCACGACCGCCCGCTTGGCGGAAATGGTGCCAGCAGGCACTCTGTTGGTCAGCGAAAGCGGCATCGTGACATTTGAGGATGTCAAGCAGGTCAAAGCGGCCGGGGCTGGGGCGATCCTCGTCGGTGAAACGCTGATGCGTGATCGGTTGATCGCGCCGTCGATCGATCTGTTGCTCGGTCGCAGCGGGGCGCAGGCATGA
- the trpD gene encoding anthranilate phosphoribosyltransferase — MIKRALQAVISGEMLTRELAEQTMEQIMAGEATGSQIAALLTALRMRGETVEEITGFAKAMRSFVTPVESSLSGLVDTCGTGGDGADTFNISTTASFVAAAAGVKIAKHGNRSVSSRSGSADVLQALGVNIDLTPAQAAHCLEQVGLTFLFAQLYHPAMKHAIGPRRELGFRTVFNVLGPLTNPAGTKRQVIGTFGADLVEKMAYALAELGTEHALVVHGADGLDEITVTDATKIAEVRGGKVERVFTFTPEEVGLKRHPIEAIRGGEAQENAEILIQILDGKQGGARDIVVLNAAATLYVAGQATSIGEGVQLAQAAIDSGRAKELLQQLVNVSQSMVREKELA, encoded by the coding sequence ATGATCAAACGTGCACTTCAAGCGGTGATCAGCGGTGAAATGCTGACCCGAGAATTGGCAGAGCAGACGATGGAGCAGATCATGGCGGGAGAAGCGACCGGGTCGCAGATCGCAGCGTTGCTCACCGCGCTGCGGATGCGCGGTGAGACGGTGGAAGAGATCACCGGGTTTGCAAAGGCGATGCGTTCGTTCGTCACCCCAGTTGAGTCGAGTCTGAGCGGGCTGGTCGATACGTGCGGGACGGGGGGAGACGGAGCGGACACGTTCAACATCTCCACCACGGCCTCCTTTGTGGCAGCTGCAGCTGGCGTTAAGATCGCCAAACATGGCAACCGTTCGGTGTCGTCCCGTTCGGGCAGCGCAGATGTGTTGCAAGCGTTGGGGGTAAATATCGACCTGACCCCGGCGCAGGCGGCCCACTGTCTGGAACAAGTCGGGCTGACCTTCCTGTTCGCCCAACTCTATCACCCGGCGATGAAACATGCGATCGGGCCGCGCCGCGAACTGGGGTTTCGAACCGTTTTCAACGTGCTCGGTCCGCTGACCAACCCAGCTGGTACGAAGCGGCAGGTGATCGGCACGTTCGGCGCGGACCTCGTTGAGAAAATGGCCTATGCGCTGGCCGAATTGGGCACTGAGCATGCGCTGGTTGTCCACGGTGCTGACGGTCTCGATGAGATCACCGTCACCGATGCCACGAAAATCGCGGAAGTGCGCGGCGGCAAGGTAGAGCGCGTATTCACGTTCACTCCAGAAGAAGTTGGGCTAAAGCGGCACCCCATCGAGGCCATTCGCGGTGGGGAGGCACAAGAGAATGCGGAGATTCTGATCCAGATTCTCGACGGCAAACAAGGTGGGGCCCGCGACATCGTCGTGCTGAATGCGGCGGCAACCTTATATGTCGCAGGTCAGGCAACTTCGATCGGTGAAGGCGTGCAACTGGCGCAGGCGGCGATCGACTCGGGCCGGGCGAAGGAACTATTGCAGCAATTGGTCAACGTCTCGCAAAGCATGGTACGGGAAAAGGAGCTGGCTTAA
- the aroH gene encoding chorismate mutase gives MIVRGIRGAITVEHNETESIHQATRELLLTIMEENLITPEQIASCFITVTPDLDATFPAQAVRAMDGWDIIPLMCALEVPVPGSLPKCIRLLLHVNTVKTQEEIRHIYLREAEGLRPDLKQKG, from the coding sequence ATGATCGTACGTGGGATTCGCGGGGCGATCACGGTCGAACACAACGAGACAGAAAGCATACATCAAGCGACCCGGGAACTGCTGCTTACGATCATGGAGGAAAATCTGATCACACCGGAGCAGATTGCGTCCTGCTTCATTACGGTGACTCCCGATCTCGATGCCACGTTTCCGGCCCAAGCGGTCCGTGCGATGGATGGCTGGGACATCATTCCGCTGATGTGTGCATTGGAAGTGCCGGTGCCAGGCTCGCTGCCGAAGTGCATTCGTCTGTTATTGCATGTGAACACAGTCAAGACACAGGAGGAGATTCGTCACATCTACCTCCGGGAAGCGGAAGGGCTGCGACCCGATTTGAAACAAAAGGGTTGA
- the aroB gene encoding 3-dehydroquinate synthase, with protein sequence MIRERVDTGHSQYDIVIGTGLLAQIGQFLQELNVKASSRHLIITDTNVQAAGHLSPVLASLQAAGYRAEVFVIPAGEASKRLELAEQAFEFAYEAGLDRHSVVLALGGGVVGDFAGFVAAAYMRGISFVQLPTTLLAHDSAVGGKVAVNLSGAKNIIGAFHQPLAVIYDIAALQTLPIGELRSGFAEAIKHGIILDAELFAWMTEQTPSILQNDPVAMGELLARSCRIKAGVVSADEQERGLRAILNFGHTLGHAVETLAGSGHFRHGEAVAIGMVAAAELSVNLGYCAPTAAAEVEAMVERAGLPTRIPAHINTEELIKSMQKDKKASGGTLTFVLLCRIGEVEIVKDVPPERVREVIASRRER encoded by the coding sequence ATGATACGGGAACGGGTTGATACTGGACATAGTCAATATGACATCGTCATCGGTACGGGCTTGTTGGCGCAGATCGGGCAATTTTTGCAAGAATTGAACGTCAAAGCATCGTCTCGGCATCTGATCATCACCGATACGAATGTGCAGGCGGCAGGCCACTTGTCGCCCGTTCTCGCTTCGTTGCAAGCGGCGGGTTATCGGGCGGAGGTCTTTGTGATTCCGGCAGGTGAAGCCTCCAAACGGCTGGAGCTTGCGGAGCAGGCGTTTGAATTTGCGTACGAAGCAGGTCTTGATCGCCACTCGGTCGTGCTGGCGCTCGGTGGCGGTGTGGTCGGTGACTTTGCCGGATTTGTTGCGGCGGCGTATATGCGCGGTATCTCGTTTGTACAGCTGCCGACCACGCTGCTCGCTCACGACAGCGCGGTCGGCGGCAAGGTCGCCGTCAACCTGTCTGGAGCGAAAAATATCATCGGGGCGTTTCATCAGCCGTTGGCGGTGATCTACGACATCGCCGCACTGCAAACGTTGCCGATCGGCGAACTGCGTTCCGGGTTTGCCGAAGCGATCAAGCATGGGATCATTCTCGATGCCGAGCTGTTTGCGTGGATGACGGAGCAGACACCTTCCATTTTGCAAAATGATCCGGTGGCGATGGGAGAGTTGCTAGCTCGCTCATGCCGGATCAAAGCGGGGGTCGTGTCGGCCGATGAGCAGGAACGCGGGCTGCGCGCGATCCTGAATTTTGGGCACACGCTCGGTCACGCGGTCGAGACGCTGGCCGGTTCGGGGCATTTTCGTCACGGTGAAGCGGTTGCGATCGGCATGGTGGCAGCGGCGGAACTGTCGGTAAACTTGGGCTATTGTGCGCCAACGGCGGCGGCCGAAGTGGAAGCGATGGTGGAACGGGCCGGATTGCCGACGAGGATTCCCGCGCACATCAACACCGAAGAGTTGATCAAATCGATGCAAAAGGACAAAAAAGCATCCGGTGGTACGCTGACCTTTGTGCTCCTGTGCCGCATTGGCGAAGTGGAGATCGTCAAAGATGTGCCGCCGGAGCGGGTGCGTGAAGTGATTGCCAGCCGAAGGGAGCGCTAA
- the aroC gene encoding chorismate synthase, which produces MLRYLTAGESHGPALTAIIEGLPGNLPLDLDFINHQLWRRQQGYGRGGRMKIESDRVEIMSGVRFGKTMGTPVALMIQNKDWRNWSEKMAITGEAPDSVVEITKPRPGHADLAGALKYNQEDIRNVLERASARNTATMVAVGSTARLLLRHFGIEVYGHVVELGPVRVDRLEGTIPEIAERAESSEVRVADPEAEKKIIEEIDAAKAAGDTLGGIFEIIVTGLPIGLGSYAHPDRKLDGRLAQALMSIQAIKGVEIGIGFEAARTPGSKVHDEIGHSKGEYYRRTNNAGGLEGGVTNGQPVIVRAAMKPIPTLYKPLESVDMRTKEPYRATIERSDVCAVPAAAVVGEAMVAWVLGQAFLEKFGGDSIEEIERNYKSYIDMIGAR; this is translated from the coding sequence ATGTTGAGGTATCTGACGGCCGGGGAGTCGCATGGGCCCGCACTTACGGCGATCATCGAGGGACTGCCGGGCAATCTGCCACTTGATCTTGATTTTATCAATCATCAGTTGTGGCGCCGCCAGCAAGGATATGGACGCGGGGGCCGGATGAAAATCGAGTCAGATCGAGTAGAGATTATGAGCGGAGTGCGATTTGGCAAGACGATGGGTACGCCTGTCGCCTTGATGATCCAGAATAAAGACTGGCGCAATTGGTCGGAGAAAATGGCGATCACAGGTGAAGCGCCAGATAGTGTCGTTGAGATTACAAAGCCGCGCCCAGGTCATGCTGACCTCGCAGGCGCCTTAAAATACAATCAAGAGGACATCCGCAACGTCTTGGAGCGGGCCAGTGCCCGCAACACAGCGACGATGGTGGCAGTCGGTTCTACAGCCCGCTTGTTGCTGCGCCATTTCGGGATCGAAGTGTACGGCCATGTGGTCGAACTGGGTCCGGTGCGGGTGGATCGACTGGAAGGGACGATTCCGGAGATCGCCGAGCGCGCCGAAAGTTCGGAAGTGCGGGTGGCCGATCCGGAAGCGGAAAAGAAAATCATCGAAGAGATCGATGCGGCGAAGGCGGCAGGCGATACGCTGGGCGGGATTTTTGAAATCATCGTCACGGGCTTGCCGATCGGCCTTGGCTCCTATGCGCATCCAGACCGCAAATTGGATGGTCGTTTGGCTCAAGCGCTGATGAGCATTCAGGCGATCAAAGGTGTGGAGATCGGCATCGGCTTCGAAGCGGCGCGCACGCCAGGTTCGAAAGTTCACGATGAGATCGGCCACAGCAAAGGCGAGTATTATCGCCGCACAAACAACGCAGGCGGGCTGGAAGGTGGCGTCACCAACGGACAGCCGGTGATCGTTCGGGCGGCGATGAAGCCGATCCCGACCTTGTATAAGCCGTTGGAGTCGGTCGACATGCGCACGAAAGAGCCATACCGGGCGACGATTGAGCGCTCGGACGTCTGTGCGGTTCCGGCTGCAGCGGTCGTCGGGGAAGCGATGGTCGCGTGGGTGTTAGGACAAGCCTTTTTGGAAAAATTCGGCGGTGACTCGATCGAAGAGATAGAGCGCAACTATAAAAGCTATATTGACATGATCGGTGCGCGATGA